From the genome of Egibacteraceae bacterium, one region includes:
- a CDS encoding sigma-70 family RNA polymerase sigma factor, translating to MSVPDDLLDLYFSELGKVRLLTAEDEVRLAKTIEAGREAQAKLDAGEKKNRRELLRAVRDGQAAFDHFVAANLRLVVSVAAQFSKRSTLDLGELIQEGNLGLLRAVEKFDWRRGYKFSTYATWWIRQAIQRGVAGSERTIRLPVALHDALVKVRAAGARLESETGREATVPELAQATRLTEEKVRRAMEGDHAMTSLDRPVGYDQDASDLGEFVAIASDSPADEVVERNFVEGLFDLAREHLDERAWYVLTRRYGLDGEQALTLDALGRELGLSRESVRKIENQALHRLQEQLGVAA from the coding sequence ATGAGCGTCCCCGATGACCTCCTCGACCTGTACTTCTCCGAGCTCGGCAAGGTTCGACTGCTGACTGCCGAGGACGAGGTTCGCCTGGCGAAGACGATCGAGGCGGGTCGGGAGGCCCAAGCCAAGCTCGACGCCGGTGAGAAGAAGAACCGGCGGGAGCTGCTGCGCGCCGTCCGCGACGGGCAGGCCGCCTTCGACCACTTCGTCGCCGCCAACCTGCGGCTGGTGGTCAGCGTCGCCGCGCAGTTCTCCAAGCGGTCGACGCTGGACCTCGGCGAGCTGATCCAGGAGGGCAACCTGGGGCTGCTGCGCGCCGTGGAGAAGTTCGACTGGCGCCGTGGGTACAAGTTCTCCACGTACGCCACCTGGTGGATCCGCCAGGCGATCCAGCGCGGCGTGGCGGGCAGCGAGCGCACCATCCGACTGCCGGTCGCGCTGCACGACGCGCTGGTCAAGGTCCGCGCGGCCGGCGCGCGCCTGGAGTCCGAGACCGGGCGCGAGGCCACCGTGCCCGAGCTCGCGCAGGCCACCCGCCTGACCGAGGAGAAGGTTCGCCGGGCCATGGAGGGCGACCACGCCATGACGTCGCTCGACCGTCCTGTCGGCTACGACCAGGACGCCAGCGACCTCGGCGAGTTCGTCGCTATCGCCTCCGACTCCCCCGCCGACGAGGTCGTCGAGCGCAACTTCGTCGAGGGCCTGTTCGACCTGGCTCGTGAACACCTCGACGAGCGCGCGTGGTACGTGCTCACGCGCCGCTACGGGCTCGACGGCGAGCAGGCGCTGACCCTCGACGCGCTGGGGCGCGAGCTCGGCTTGTCGCGCGAGTCGGTCCGCAAGATCGAGAACCAGGCACTGCACCGCCTCCAGGAGCAGCTGG
- a CDS encoding aminotransferase class I/II-fold pyridoxal phosphate-dependent enzyme, translating to MAVTNPVLEQLGGYPLAAFQDMKLALAADGRTLHDFSIGDPTEPTPAFIREALVAAVPLVSQYPTAAGPSSVRQAIGGWVARRFGVDVDPESAILPTAGSKESIFHLPLALVDRDGPRRGVVWGAPGYPVYERGQLFAGGHSDPVTLTAGEGWRLELADLDRARLDRACIAWVNYPHNPTGATVDLAYYRRCLAVTRDRGIVLASDECYADIYPGAGPAPPSLLQAAEGDLSGLVVAFSLSKRSGMTGYRCGALVGDPALIAQQRLLRPNIGTAGPEFVQHAAAAAWSDDAHADSRRRVFDDKRAVVLSFLRDAGFTVSGSQATFYVWFAAPGGDDAAYAEALLRHRVVASPGSAFGPAGRGWLRLALVPDVDGCHAAVAAWGDAIAAGDLPGHA from the coding sequence GTGGCGGTGACGAACCCGGTCCTGGAGCAGCTCGGCGGCTATCCGCTGGCGGCCTTCCAGGACATGAAGCTCGCCCTGGCGGCGGACGGGCGGACGCTGCACGACTTCTCGATCGGTGACCCCACGGAGCCCACCCCGGCTTTCATCCGGGAGGCGCTCGTCGCGGCGGTCCCCCTCGTCAGTCAGTACCCGACGGCTGCGGGACCGTCCAGCGTCCGTCAGGCGATCGGGGGGTGGGTCGCTCGACGGTTCGGAGTCGATGTCGACCCCGAGTCGGCCATTCTACCCACAGCAGGCAGTAAGGAATCAATCTTCCACCTCCCGCTCGCCCTGGTGGATCGGGACGGGCCGCGGCGGGGGGTGGTGTGGGGCGCGCCCGGCTACCCCGTCTACGAGCGTGGGCAGCTCTTCGCGGGCGGTCACAGCGACCCGGTGACCCTGACCGCGGGCGAAGGGTGGCGCCTGGAGCTCGCCGATCTCGACCGGGCTCGCCTGGACCGGGCGTGCATCGCCTGGGTCAACTACCCCCACAACCCGACCGGGGCCACCGTGGACCTGGCCTACTATCGGCGCTGCCTGGCGGTCACCCGGGACCGGGGGATCGTGCTGGCCAGCGACGAGTGCTACGCCGACATCTACCCGGGCGCCGGCCCCGCCCCCCCGTCGCTGCTGCAGGCCGCCGAGGGCGACCTGTCGGGACTGGTCGTGGCCTTCAGCCTCTCCAAGCGGTCGGGGATGACCGGATACCGCTGCGGCGCACTGGTCGGCGACCCCGCGCTCATCGCCCAGCAGCGCCTGCTGCGCCCCAACATCGGCACGGCCGGCCCCGAGTTCGTCCAGCACGCCGCCGCCGCGGCCTGGTCCGACGACGCGCATGCCGACAGCCGCCGGCGGGTCTTCGACGACAAGCGCGCCGTGGTGCTGTCGTTCCTGCGCGACGCCGGCTTCACCGTCAGCGGCAGCCAGGCCACCTTCTACGTCTGGTTCGCGGCCCCCGGCGGCGACGACGCCGCCTACGCCGAGGCGCTGCTGCGCCACCGGGTCGTCGCCTCGCCCGGCAGCGCGTTCGGTCCGGCGGGGCGGGGGTGGCTGCGCCTGGCGCTGGTCCCCGACGTGGACGGCTGCCACGCGGCGGTCGCGGCCTGGGGGGACGCGATCGCCGCCGGTGACCTCCCCGGCCACGCCTGA
- a CDS encoding 2,3,4,5-tetrahydropyridine-2,6-dicarboxylate N-succinyltransferase has product MSDHADLRQTIDAAFDDGTHDTPEARKAVDAALDLLDRGEARIAEPPEGEGAGWVVNEWLKRAVLLSFRQRDMETIEVGPFEYRDKVPLKKGFAEAGVRVVPPATVRHGAFVEAGAVLMPSYVNIGARVGAGTMVDTWATVGSCAQIGRNVHLSGGVGIGGVLEPPGARPVIIEDNAFIGSRCIVVEGVVVGEGAVLAAGTVLTASTPIIDVTGSEPVTTKGVVPPRSVVLPGTRPKAFPAGTYHIPCVLVIGQRSASTDKKVSLNQALRDHDLPV; this is encoded by the coding sequence ATGAGCGACCACGCAGACCTGCGCCAGACCATCGACGCCGCGTTCGACGACGGCACCCACGACACCCCGGAGGCCCGCAAGGCGGTCGACGCCGCCCTCGATCTGCTCGACCGGGGCGAGGCCCGCATCGCCGAGCCACCCGAGGGGGAAGGGGCCGGGTGGGTCGTCAACGAGTGGCTGAAGCGTGCGGTGCTGCTGAGCTTCCGCCAGCGCGACATGGAGACCATCGAGGTCGGCCCGTTCGAGTACCGCGACAAGGTGCCGCTGAAGAAGGGTTTCGCGGAGGCGGGGGTGCGGGTGGTCCCGCCCGCGACGGTGCGCCACGGCGCGTTCGTCGAGGCGGGCGCGGTGCTCATGCCGAGCTACGTGAACATCGGGGCTCGCGTGGGCGCGGGCACCATGGTCGACACCTGGGCCACGGTGGGCTCCTGCGCGCAGATCGGGCGCAACGTCCACCTGTCCGGCGGGGTGGGCATCGGCGGGGTGCTGGAGCCGCCGGGCGCACGCCCGGTCATCATCGAGGACAACGCGTTCATCGGGTCGCGCTGCATCGTGGTCGAGGGCGTCGTGGTGGGGGAGGGGGCCGTGCTGGCCGCCGGCACGGTGCTGACCGCCTCGACGCCCATCATCGACGTGACGGGCAGCGAGCCGGTCACCACGAAGGGCGTGGTGCCGCCCCGCTCGGTCGTGCTGCCGGGCACGCGCCCCAAGGCGTTCCCCGCGGGCACCTACCACATCCCCTGCGTGCTGGTGATTGGGCAGCGGTCGGCGTCCACGGACAAGAAGGTGTCGCTGAACCAGGCGCTGCGCGACCACGACCTGCCGGTGTAG